The Buchnera aphidicola (Cavariella theobaldi) DNA window CTTTATTATTTTTTATTTGATTATTAGAATATTTGATTATAGACATTATTGGTTTATTTTTAGATCCACGACTCACTGCAAGATAAGCATTCATACCTAATTTTTGCATATCTTTATCATTAATTAATTCAACCTCAATGTTATCGGTGTATTTTTGAGATAATCTTTGAGATTTTTTAGATAAATATAAAGGATTGCATATATTAGGTGGAAGATTACTTATATCTTTAGCAGCTCTTACACCTTTATCAATAGATAAAGCATGATTCAAACCAAGTTCTGCTTTAATAAAATCACATTTATCTAATATATGTAAACATATTAATTCAAAATTTTCATTTCTTTCAATAAGACTATTTACCTTTTTAATATTATATAAAGATTCTGTTATGTTTTTTATAAATATTCTTACCATCCAATATATATTAATATTTTTAATATATAATTCAGAAAAACAATATAATATATTTTTTATAGAATTTTTTTTCAGTATCTTTATGCTCTTTATTAATATTTTTTTAAAATTTTTTCTATTTAAATTCGATTTTTCACCGCAACCTACTAAAAGAATTCTTTTAGCAGAAATATTTGGTGTATTATATAATAAAAGTGTTTGTCCTATTTTTCCTGAAATATCGCCCAATTTTATTAATGAAAGAATATATCCATTAGTACACTGATCTAAATATTTCGCCGAAATGCTTAGTTGATTTTGTTCAAATATACCCACTATAATGCAATCTACACATTGCGTATTTAATTGATAATTATCTATTAAAAATTTCATATAATTTCTCTGTATAAATCTATCCTATCAATCTAAAAGTAAATAAAATAATTATGCATAATAAATATGATAATTTATCATATAATAAAAAAATAATTATAATTTATATTTCTTATTTATTAATAAAAATTAATATTTCATTTTTAGTGAAAATAATATAATTGTTAAAATTTTATAGTTATGTTACTTTTTAAAAATAATTATATATAAAAAGATTATTACATAATAAACTATTTATATATTAAATAAATAAAAAAATTATTGCGTATACTATAAAAAATAATTTATCACATAAAATATTCTTTTATTATATATTTACTTGAATAATATAGGAAAACCTATGAACACTCTTTATCAACGTCATTGTTTAAGATTAATGAATATTACTTCTCAAGAGCTAAAGAATGTTATTATGTTGGCAAAAAAGTTAAAAAAAAATAAAAAAAATAAAGAAGAAAAAAAACTACTAAAAGAAAAAAATATTGCTTTAATTTTTGAAAAAGAATCTACACGTACACGATGTTCTTTTGAAGTAGCCGCTTTCGATCAAGGGGCTCATGTTACATATCTTGGACCTGGAAGCACGCATCTCGGAACAAAAGAATCTATAGAAGATACTGCAAAAGTATTAAGTCGTTTATACGATGGTATTGAGTATCGCGGTCATAGTCATAAAACAATAGAAACGCTTTCAAAATATTCTACAGTGCCTGTCTGGAATGGATTAACTGATACATTTCATCCAACACAATTAATTGCAGATTTGTTAACTATAACAGAAATAATGCCTAATAAATTGTTTTGTGAAATAAAATGCGCATATGTCGGTGATGCCCGTAATAATATGGGAAATAGTTTTTTAGAAGCGGCTTCATTAGTAGGATTGGATTTAAGATTAGTTGCTCCAAAAGAATGTTGGCCAGACAAAAATCTTTTTATTGTATGTCAAAAAAAAGCTCTAAAAAATAATGGTAAAATTATTTGTACTGAAAATATTTCAGAAGGAGTTAAAGATGTAGATTTCATTTATACTGATGTCTGGGTATCTATGGGGGAAATAGAAACAGTATGGCAAAAAAGAATAAAATTATTAAAAAAATATCAAGTAAATCAATCAATGCTTCATCTCAGTAATAATAAAAACATAAAAATATTACATTGCTTACCAGCTTTACATAATCAAAAAACAAAAATAGGAAAATCAATGTTGAAAAAATATGGATTGGAAAAAGGTATGGAAATTACTGATGATGTTTTTCAAGAGAATGAAAACATTATTTTTGAACAAGCAGAAAATAGATTACATACTATAAAATCTTTAATGATATCGACTTTATTAAAAAATATTAATTTATAATCATTATTAATGATATGCAAACATATTATTCTTTATATAAAAAATTAAGAATCTTTTTAAAAATAAAATATTATATACGCATACTTTCTCGGATTTTTATATGATATGAACATCTGCTATTATCTTTTCTGACATTATCAAGGAAAAATAAAAATTGAGAAATTCATTATATAAAAAAAATATTATTTCCATAAATGATTTGCAACGTAGTGAATTAGAATTAGTTTTAAAAAAATCTGCTATTCTTAAAAAAAACCCACAACCTAATTTATTAAAAAACAAAATCATTGCTAGTTGTTTTTTTGAAGCATCAACACGTACAAGATTATCTTTTGAAACTGCTATTTATCGTTTAGGAGCATCAATAATAGGATTTTCTGATAGTAATAATATTTCTTTAAAAAAAAAAGGAGAAACATTAGCAGATACTATTGCAGTAATTAGTTCTTATGCCGATGCAATTATTATTCGGCATCCGCAAGAAGGATCTGCACGTTTAGCTACAGAACACTCCAATGGAGTACCAATCTTTAATGCTGGAGACGGATCAAATCAGCATCCTACACAAACACTACTAGATTTATTTACGATTCAGGAAACTCAAACGAGATTGGATCATTTAAATATTGCTATGGTCGGTGATCTTAAATATGGACGCACGGTACACTCATTAACACAAGCATTAGCAAAGTTTCAAAATAATCAATTTTTTTTTATTTCACCAGATGCTTTAAGTATGCCTAGCTATATTAATGATATGCTGTGCAAAAAAGAAATACATTGGAAGAAATACCATAATCTTGAAGATATTATTTCTGAAATAGATATTCTGTACATGACAAGAATTCAAAAAGAAAGATTAGATTCTACTGAATATGCTAATGCTAAATCTAAATTTGTACTACATGCTGCTACTTTAAAACATGCACGCAATAATCTAAAAATATTACATCCATTACCTCGTATAGACGAAATTAATTATGATGTTGATCATACACCATATGCTTGGTATTTTAAACAAGCAGAAAATGGTATTTATGCGCGTCAGGCTATATTATCACTCGTATTAATAGAAAAACACATATAAAAGATTGTATATCAATGAACAAATTACAGGTAGAAGCTATTAGAACAGGAAGTGTTATTGACCATATTCCAGCACATATTGGCTTTAAACTTCTCTCATTATTTAGACTCACTGAAACCGAAAAACGCATCACAATAGGTTTTAACTTACCATCTAAAAAATTAGGGAAAAAAGATATCATAAAAATTGAAAATACCTTTTTAAGTGATGATCAAATTAATCAATTAGCTATTTATGCTCCATGTGCCTCTGTAAATTATATTAATCAATATAACGTAGTCGGAAAAATTTTTCCTCATTTACCAAAACAAATAAAACGCATTTTAATTTGTCCAAATACTAATTGTATCAGTCATAATCAAGCAGCTATTTCTAATTTTACATTAATAAAAGATAAGCATAACAATATGAATTTAAAATGTAAATATTGTGAAAAAGAATTTGATAAAAATATCGTTTTATCGTATTAATAATACTATTCTTGTATACAAATTTTAAATAAAAGTGATAATTTATGAGCTATATAATAGATACTAAAAATGCCCCTCATGCTATTGGACCATATTCACAAGCAATAAAAATAGATAATTTTTTAATTATCTCTGGACAAATACCTATTGATATAAAATCTCAAAAAATACCAAAAAATATAAAAGAACAAACAAATATTGTATTAAAAAATATTCAATCTATTATTCATGCAGCAGGCTTAGAAGTTAAAGATATTATTAAAACAACTATTTTTTTAACTGATCTTAAAAACATGCATATTGTGAATGATATATATAAAAAATTTTTTATAGAAAACAAAGCAAATTTTCCTGCACGATCTTGTGTGGAAATTAGTGCTCTTCCTAAAGATGCAGATATTGAAATTGAAGCTATGGCATATTTGATAAAAAATTAAAATATGTATTTAACAAAAAAATTTATTTATATTATGTGTATAACATAAAATGTTTTATATGTAGTATATAAGATTATTATTTATATAATAAATATGCCGCAAAGCGGCATAAAAAATCTTATATTTTTTTGTAAAATATT harbors:
- the pyrI gene encoding aspartate carbamoyltransferase regulatory subunit; the encoded protein is MNKLQVEAIRTGSVIDHIPAHIGFKLLSLFRLTETEKRITIGFNLPSKKLGKKDIIKIENTFLSDDQINQLAIYAPCASVNYINQYNVVGKIFPHLPKQIKRILICPNTNCISHNQAAISNFTLIKDKHNNMNLKCKYCEKEFDKNIVLSY
- the argF gene encoding ornithine carbamoyltransferase, whose translation is MNTLYQRHCLRLMNITSQELKNVIMLAKKLKKNKKNKEEKKLLKEKNIALIFEKESTRTRCSFEVAAFDQGAHVTYLGPGSTHLGTKESIEDTAKVLSRLYDGIEYRGHSHKTIETLSKYSTVPVWNGLTDTFHPTQLIADLLTITEIMPNKLFCEIKCAYVGDARNNMGNSFLEAASLVGLDLRLVAPKECWPDKNLFIVCQKKALKNNGKIICTENISEGVKDVDFIYTDVWVSMGEIETVWQKRIKLLKKYQVNQSMLHLSNNKNIKILHCLPALHNQKTKIGKSMLKKYGLEKGMEITDDVFQENENIIFEQAENRLHTIKSLMISTLLKNINL
- a CDS encoding leucyl aminopeptidase; amino-acid sequence: MKFLIDNYQLNTQCVDCIIVGIFEQNQLSISAKYLDQCTNGYILSLIKLGDISGKIGQTLLLYNTPNISAKRILLVGCGEKSNLNRKNFKKILIKSIKILKKNSIKNILYCFSELYIKNINIYWMVRIFIKNITESLYNIKKVNSLIERNENFELICLHILDKCDFIKAELGLNHALSIDKGVRAAKDISNLPPNICNPLYLSKKSQRLSQKYTDNIEVELINDKDMQKLGMNAYLAVSRGSKNKPIMSIIKYSNNQIKNNKVIALIGKGVTFDSGGISIKPSYRMHEMKYDMCGAASVYGSMIMAADLKLPLTIIGILAGCENMPGGNAFRPGDVLTTMSGKTVEILNTDAEGRLVLCDVLTYVTKFSPDIVIDIATLTGACVVALGSYASGLFSNDKELSSQLIHASVQTSDKIWQLPLFREYKKELFSNIADLSNIGKSEAGASTAAFFLSQFIGKYQWAHLDIAGTAWRSSIKTGATGRPVELLCQFLLNQSKLFNEF
- the pyrB gene encoding aspartate carbamoyltransferase, producing the protein MRNSLYKKNIISINDLQRSELELVLKKSAILKKNPQPNLLKNKIIASCFFEASTRTRLSFETAIYRLGASIIGFSDSNNISLKKKGETLADTIAVISSYADAIIIRHPQEGSARLATEHSNGVPIFNAGDGSNQHPTQTLLDLFTIQETQTRLDHLNIAMVGDLKYGRTVHSLTQALAKFQNNQFFFISPDALSMPSYINDMLCKKEIHWKKYHNLEDIISEIDILYMTRIQKERLDSTEYANAKSKFVLHAATLKHARNNLKILHPLPRIDEINYDVDHTPYAWYFKQAENGIYARQAILSLVLIEKHI
- a CDS encoding Rid family detoxifying hydrolase encodes the protein MSYIIDTKNAPHAIGPYSQAIKIDNFLIISGQIPIDIKSQKIPKNIKEQTNIVLKNIQSIIHAAGLEVKDIIKTTIFLTDLKNMHIVNDIYKKFFIENKANFPARSCVEISALPKDADIEIEAMAYLIKN